The Chryseolinea soli genome contains a region encoding:
- a CDS encoding PH domain-containing protein, with amino-acid sequence MRKTYQSKVGLILCAAIALPILLPLIITPFDPNGLIVGLILASVIALPFLFGTHYRIQGHVLEIRCAFIIRIDVDILRITRVSKTRNPISAPALSLDRMEIIYGNGLRHVIISPKDKMGFVHSLKAINDRITVSGVSDQASSIL; translated from the coding sequence ATGAGAAAAACTTACCAATCAAAAGTTGGATTGATCCTATGTGCAGCGATCGCCCTCCCCATTCTCCTGCCTTTGATCATAACACCGTTCGACCCGAATGGGCTTATCGTGGGATTGATTCTCGCCTCGGTCATTGCTCTTCCCTTTCTTTTTGGTACGCATTATAGAATTCAGGGTCATGTTCTTGAAATACGATGTGCGTTTATTATCCGTATCGACGTCGACATCTTAAGAATCACCAGGGTGAGCAAGACACGGAATCCGATAAGCGCTCCTGCCTTGTCGTTGGACAGGATGGAGATCATCTATGGGAATGGATTGCGTCACGTCATCATTTCCCCGAAGGATAAGATGGGATTCGTCCATTCACTGAAAGCGATCAATGATCGTATCACGGTTTCCGGTGTAAGCGACCAGGCCTCCAGCATCCTTTGA
- a CDS encoding N-acyl-D-amino-acid deacylase family protein has product MRSLFLFLSAFVLSVAPLAAQTYDLLLMGGKIIDGSGNSWFYGDVAIRDGKIVAVGKLNAAQARKVLDVKGLVVAPGFIDVHTHIEGNDLTVPTAGNFIYDGVTSVVTGNCGSSNTELARYFGQLDSVKTSVNVATLIGHNSVRRAVMGDTQRDPSPEEQKKMEALVEQAMKDGAVGFSTGLIYVPGTYSKTPEVIGLAKAASLYNGVYASHIRDEGDHVTQAIEEAINIGRQAHMPVEISHFKVTYKPNWGRSANTLAQVEQARREGIDVTVDQYPYVASSTSLNTVLPTWAFSGGTDSLHFRLNNATIHQKIKTEMLATLKGKQLKSYSYAVVARYSADTLMNGKNISEVNLAKGRKAKAVEEAETILEMIDKGGAQMVFFSMNEDDLRNIMKYPFNMFASDAGIIRFGSGVPHPRGYGTNARVLGRYVRDQKVIPLEEAVRRMTSLPAQKFQLRDRGLLREGMAADLVVFDEKTVGDESTFSMPHVYSTGFRYVIVNGQLVVDEGKHTGTRSGVVLHGPGFVMAR; this is encoded by the coding sequence ATGCGCTCGCTCTTCCTGTTTCTTTCTGCTTTTGTTCTGTCCGTTGCCCCGCTGGCCGCGCAAACGTATGATCTGCTGCTCATGGGCGGCAAGATCATCGACGGTTCCGGCAACTCCTGGTTCTATGGCGATGTGGCCATCCGCGATGGGAAGATCGTGGCTGTGGGTAAGCTCAATGCCGCTCAGGCCCGCAAGGTGCTGGACGTGAAAGGGCTGGTCGTGGCGCCGGGTTTCATCGATGTGCACACCCACATCGAAGGCAATGACCTGACGGTGCCCACTGCGGGCAACTTCATTTATGATGGTGTCACGTCGGTGGTGACCGGCAATTGTGGCTCATCCAACACCGAGCTGGCCCGCTACTTCGGGCAACTCGATAGTGTGAAAACGTCTGTGAACGTAGCCACGCTCATTGGTCACAACAGCGTGCGGCGTGCCGTGATGGGCGATACCCAACGCGACCCTTCGCCCGAAGAACAAAAGAAGATGGAAGCCTTGGTGGAGCAGGCCATGAAAGATGGCGCCGTTGGTTTTTCCACGGGTCTCATTTATGTGCCCGGCACCTATTCCAAAACACCCGAGGTGATTGGCTTGGCGAAGGCTGCGTCGTTGTATAACGGCGTGTATGCGTCGCACATTCGCGATGAAGGCGACCATGTGACACAGGCCATCGAGGAAGCTATCAATATCGGACGACAAGCGCATATGCCCGTGGAGATCTCGCACTTCAAAGTTACCTACAAACCCAATTGGGGACGCTCGGCAAACACACTGGCACAGGTGGAGCAAGCGCGGCGTGAAGGCATTGATGTTACAGTGGATCAATATCCGTATGTGGCCAGTAGCACTTCGTTGAACACCGTTTTGCCTACGTGGGCTTTTTCCGGTGGCACCGACTCACTTCATTTTCGATTGAACAATGCGACGATCCATCAGAAAATAAAAACTGAAATGCTGGCAACCTTGAAAGGCAAACAATTGAAAAGTTATAGCTATGCCGTGGTGGCGCGCTACAGCGCCGACACCTTGATGAATGGTAAAAACATTTCGGAAGTAAATCTCGCAAAGGGACGCAAAGCCAAAGCCGTGGAAGAAGCGGAGACCATCCTGGAGATGATCGACAAAGGCGGCGCACAAATGGTGTTCTTTAGCATGAACGAAGACGATCTGAGGAACATCATGAAGTATCCCTTCAACATGTTTGCTTCCGACGCCGGCATTATTCGTTTTGGTTCGGGCGTGCCCCACCCCCGTGGATATGGCACAAACGCGCGCGTGTTGGGACGCTATGTCCGCGACCAAAAGGTGATCCCCCTGGAAGAAGCGGTGCGCCGCATGACCTCGCTGCCCGCCCAGAAATTTCAACTTCGCGACCGCGGTCTCTTGCGCGAAGGCATGGCTGCCGACCTGGTGGTGTTTGATGAGAAGACTGTGGGCGATGAAAGCACATTTAGTATGCCACACGTTTATTCAACCGGGTTTCGTTATGTGATCGTGAACGGTCAACTGGTAGTGGACGAAGGAAAACATACGGGAACACGAAGTGGTGTGGTGCTGCATGGGCCGGGCTTTGTGATGGCGCGATAA